The proteins below come from a single Carboxydothermus pertinax genomic window:
- the mnmH gene encoding tRNA 2-selenouridine(34) synthase MnmH, with amino-acid sequence MKNITFADAQNLKNPIFIDIRSPREYAEDHIEGAINLPLFSDQEREIIGKIYKYEGVSQAKLAGLNFLSPKLPRLVKEILAYKEKGDIVVYCWRGGLRSLVFTEILRLVDIYVYRLEGGYKSYRQEVVRFFETAKTLFPVVLYGMTGVGKTLILKKLAEKGLPVLNLEQLASHRGSVFGHLGLLPQPSQKRFESMLYDVLKELKGFPFLVEGESRKIGKLFLPKELFQRMQEAPVILLELPEEQRIKNLLRDYQVDKIDIKYFLESLQSITVYLGRAKVESLSEDLKKGRFYEFTKTLLREYYDPLYKKSTAYLRNIKKVISGNDIDELVAGISEYWGEFTGRDLK; translated from the coding sequence TTGAAAAATATAACTTTTGCTGATGCTCAAAATTTAAAAAATCCAATCTTTATTGATATCCGTTCTCCCAGAGAATATGCTGAAGACCATATTGAAGGGGCAATTAATCTGCCGCTTTTTAGTGATCAAGAAAGGGAAATAATTGGAAAAATTTATAAATACGAAGGAGTAAGTCAAGCCAAACTAGCAGGTTTAAATTTTCTTTCGCCTAAACTTCCCCGGTTAGTCAAAGAAATCCTGGCATATAAAGAGAAAGGCGACATAGTTGTTTATTGTTGGCGGGGAGGATTAAGAAGTTTAGTTTTTACTGAAATTTTGCGGCTGGTGGATATATATGTTTATCGCTTGGAAGGTGGGTATAAGAGCTATCGCCAGGAAGTTGTACGTTTTTTTGAAACAGCCAAAACACTGTTTCCGGTTGTTCTTTATGGTATGACCGGGGTGGGGAAAACGTTAATTTTAAAAAAATTGGCTGAAAAGGGCTTACCGGTTTTAAATTTAGAGCAGCTTGCCAGCCACCGGGGATCGGTTTTCGGTCACCTGGGGCTTTTGCCACAGCCATCCCAAAAGCGCTTTGAATCAATGCTGTATGATGTTTTAAAAGAGTTAAAGGGGTTTCCTTTTTTGGTGGAAGGAGAAAGCCGGAAAATTGGCAAGCTTTTCTTACCCAAAGAATTGTTTCAAAGGATGCAAGAGGCACCGGTAATTCTTTTGGAATTACCGGAAGAACAGAGAATAAAAAATCTTTTACGGGATTACCAAGTGGATAAAATAGATATTAAATATTTTTTAGAATCCTTACAAAGTATAACTGTTTATTTAGGGCGGGCAAAGGTTGAAAGCCTTTCTGAAGATTTAAAAAAAGGACGGTTTTATGAATTTACAAAAACCTTATTGCGGGAGTATTATGACCCCCTTTATAAAAAATCTACCGCTTATCTCCGAAATATAAAAAAGGTTATTTCCGGTAATGATATTGATGAATTAGTTGCGGGAATATCTGAGTATTGGGGAGAATTTACTGGGAGGGACCTTAAATGA
- a CDS encoding helix-turn-helix domain-containing protein, with product MIGEKLKSRREQLGLSLKDVENEIKIRSKYLQALEEEKFDELPGKAYVKPFLKSYARFLGVEIAEEDLPLSPEKTEPQGILLPPNVSESRKNKTSFPLALFIVLLAFGVLLSGIYLALSSKKTNKELIPPPKSSVTPKVYKKPSKQVPQVVSNKKTVTVAAVYGPCWLEVKEDNQVLFSGKINPPEQKQFASNKTLTIKYGNAGAVIVTVNGVTYGAPGKKGQVVKIKY from the coding sequence ATGATTGGGGAAAAATTAAAAAGTCGTCGAGAACAATTAGGCCTTTCTCTTAAAGATGTAGAAAATGAAATTAAAATCCGTAGTAAATATTTGCAGGCCCTTGAAGAAGAAAAGTTTGACGAACTTCCGGGAAAAGCTTATGTAAAACCTTTTCTTAAAAGTTATGCCCGATTTTTAGGGGTGGAGATTGCTGAGGAGGATTTACCTCTGTCCCCCGAAAAAACTGAGCCCCAGGGAATTTTACTCCCGCCAAACGTTTCGGAAAGTCGAAAGAATAAAACCTCTTTTCCTCTGGCCCTTTTCATTGTTCTTCTGGCGTTTGGGGTTTTACTAAGTGGTATTTACTTAGCCCTTTCTAGTAAAAAAACCAATAAAGAATTGATACCTCCACCAAAGTCTTCAGTCACCCCCAAAGTTTACAAAAAACCATCTAAACAAGTACCGCAAGTAGTATCGAATAAAAAAACTGTAACGGTTGCAGCGGTTTATGGCCCCTGCTGGTTGGAAGTTAAAGAAGATAATCAAGTTTTATTTTCCGGTAAAATAAATCCTCCGGAGCAGAAACAATTTGCCAGTAATAAAACCCTTACCATAAAATACGGTAATGCAGGCGCCGTTATTGTCACAGTAAATGGCGTTACGTATGGAGCTCCTGGCAAAAAGGGGCAAGTAGTTAAGATTAAATATTAA